One Euphorbia lathyris chromosome 1, ddEupLath1.1, whole genome shotgun sequence DNA segment encodes these proteins:
- the LOC136203068 gene encoding uncharacterized protein isoform X2, whose protein sequence is MENGNKEQIVDVRSVVEAISTDDHTDAPLYQVESLCMRCGENGVTKFLLTLIPHFRKILLSAFECTHCGERNNEVQFAGEIHPRGCSYQLEIPSGDQKVLNRQVVKSESATIKIPELDFEIPPEAQRGSLSTVEGILLRAADELQALQEERKKVNPQTAEAIENFLSKLRSYATGASSFTFILDDPAGNSFIENPFAPLPDPLLSIKFYERTPEQQIALGYLADVSQSGESSARPPSEVVGSISEQMRREPHGAVGAVAGHRSIAQTNSADIAEALCRYTAPEEVMLFPSTCGSCASKCETRMFVTKIPYFQEVIVMASTCDSCGYRNSELKPGGRVPEKGKRITLHVKNMNDLSRDVIKSDTAGVKVPELDLELASGTLGGVVTTVEGLITKISESLERVHGFSFGDSLDEDKRSKWQDFSARLSK, encoded by the exons ATGGAAAACGGCAATAAGGAGCAGATAGTGGACGTCAGGTCGGTGGTGGAAGCTATCTCTACCGACGATCACACTGACGCCCCTCTTTACCAGGTCGAAAGCCTCTGTATGCGTTGCGGCGAAAAT GGAGTTACAAAGTTTTTATTAACTCTAATCCCTCACTTTAGAAAG ATACTGTTATCAGCATTCGAATGTACACATTGTGGTGAGAG GAACAACGAAGTCCAGTTTGCTGGTGAGATTCACCCACGGGGATGTTCTTATCAATTGGAGATCCCATCCGGAGACCAGAAG GTGCTTAATCGACAGGTTGTGAAATCTGAATCTGCCACCATAAAG ATTCCTGAATTGGATTTTGAGATTCCTCCAGAGGCACAACGAGGCAGTTTGTCAACA GTGGAAGGGATTCTATTACGGGCTGCCGATGAATTGCAGGCTCTTCAAGAAGAGCGGAAG AAAGTTAATCCTCAAACTGCTGAAGCGATTGAGAATTTTTTGTCGAAACTGAGATCTTATGCGACAGGAGCTTCATCTTTCACCTTCATTCTGGATGATCCTGCTGGAAACAGCTTCATTGAAAACCC GTTTGCTCCATTACCGGATCCATTGCTGAGCATTAAGTTCTATGAGCGAACTCCAGAACAGCAGATAGCCTTGGGTTATTTAGCTGATGTGTCACAGTCAGGAGAATCTAGCGCCAGACCTCCATCAGAGGTGGTAGGCAGTATTTCTGAACAAATGAGGAGAGAACCTCATGGAGCAGTTGGAGCCGTGGCTGGTCATCGATCCATTGCTCAGACTAATAGTGCAGATATTGCTGAAGCTTTATGTCGCTATACTGCTCCTGAAGAA GTGATGCTTTTCCCATCAACCTGTGGATCTTGTGCTAGCAAATGTGAGACGCGAATGTTTGTCACTA AGATTCCATACTTCCAAGAAGTAATTGTCATGGCATCTACTTGTGATTCCTGTGGGTACCGCAACTCTGAG TTGAAACCTGGTGGACGAGTTCCTGAAAAAGGAAAGAGAATTACTCTCCATGTAAAGAACATGAATGACCTAAGTCGTGATGTAATAAAG TCGGATACTGCAGGTGTTAAAGTCCCAGAGCTTGATTTGGAGCTTGCAAGTGGCACATTAGGGGGAGTTGTCACAACTGTAGAaggtttaattacaaaaattagTGAAA GCCTTGAGAGAGTGCATGGGTTTTCCTTCGGAGATAGTCTTGATGAAGATAAAAGAAGCAAGTGGCAAGACTTCAGTGCAAGGCTAAGCAAG TAA
- the LOC136203068 gene encoding uncharacterized protein isoform X1: MENGNKEQIVDVRSVVEAISTDDHTDAPLYQVESLCMRCGENGVTKFLLTLIPHFRKILLSAFECTHCGERNNEVQFAGEIHPRGCSYQLEIPSGDQKVLNRQVVKSESATIKIPELDFEIPPEAQRGSLSTVEGILLRAADELQALQEERKKVNPQTAEAIENFLSKLRSYATGASSFTFILDDPAGNSFIENPFAPLPDPLLSIKFYERTPEQQIALGYLADVSQSGESSARPPSEVVGSISEQMRREPHGAVGAVAGHRSIAQTNSADIAEALCRYTAPEEVMLFPSTCGSCASKCETRMFVTKIPYFQEVIVMASTCDSCGYRNSELKPGGRVPEKGKRITLHVKNMNDLSRDVIKSDTAGVKVPELDLELASGTLGGVVTTVEGLITKISESLERVHGFSFGDSLDEDKRSKWQDFSARLSKLLSVEEPWDLILDDGLANSFIAPVTDDIKDDHQLLFEEYERSWEQNEELGLNDMDTSSADAAYTSDQKLD, translated from the exons ATGGAAAACGGCAATAAGGAGCAGATAGTGGACGTCAGGTCGGTGGTGGAAGCTATCTCTACCGACGATCACACTGACGCCCCTCTTTACCAGGTCGAAAGCCTCTGTATGCGTTGCGGCGAAAAT GGAGTTACAAAGTTTTTATTAACTCTAATCCCTCACTTTAGAAAG ATACTGTTATCAGCATTCGAATGTACACATTGTGGTGAGAG GAACAACGAAGTCCAGTTTGCTGGTGAGATTCACCCACGGGGATGTTCTTATCAATTGGAGATCCCATCCGGAGACCAGAAG GTGCTTAATCGACAGGTTGTGAAATCTGAATCTGCCACCATAAAG ATTCCTGAATTGGATTTTGAGATTCCTCCAGAGGCACAACGAGGCAGTTTGTCAACA GTGGAAGGGATTCTATTACGGGCTGCCGATGAATTGCAGGCTCTTCAAGAAGAGCGGAAG AAAGTTAATCCTCAAACTGCTGAAGCGATTGAGAATTTTTTGTCGAAACTGAGATCTTATGCGACAGGAGCTTCATCTTTCACCTTCATTCTGGATGATCCTGCTGGAAACAGCTTCATTGAAAACCC GTTTGCTCCATTACCGGATCCATTGCTGAGCATTAAGTTCTATGAGCGAACTCCAGAACAGCAGATAGCCTTGGGTTATTTAGCTGATGTGTCACAGTCAGGAGAATCTAGCGCCAGACCTCCATCAGAGGTGGTAGGCAGTATTTCTGAACAAATGAGGAGAGAACCTCATGGAGCAGTTGGAGCCGTGGCTGGTCATCGATCCATTGCTCAGACTAATAGTGCAGATATTGCTGAAGCTTTATGTCGCTATACTGCTCCTGAAGAA GTGATGCTTTTCCCATCAACCTGTGGATCTTGTGCTAGCAAATGTGAGACGCGAATGTTTGTCACTA AGATTCCATACTTCCAAGAAGTAATTGTCATGGCATCTACTTGTGATTCCTGTGGGTACCGCAACTCTGAG TTGAAACCTGGTGGACGAGTTCCTGAAAAAGGAAAGAGAATTACTCTCCATGTAAAGAACATGAATGACCTAAGTCGTGATGTAATAAAG TCGGATACTGCAGGTGTTAAAGTCCCAGAGCTTGATTTGGAGCTTGCAAGTGGCACATTAGGGGGAGTTGTCACAACTGTAGAaggtttaattacaaaaattagTGAAA GCCTTGAGAGAGTGCATGGGTTTTCCTTCGGAGATAGTCTTGATGAAGATAAAAGAAGCAAGTGGCAAGACTTCAGTGCAAGGCTAAGCAAG CTTTTAAGTGTGGAAGAGCCATGGGATTTGATTCTAGACGATGGATTAGCAAATTCTTTTATTGCACCAGTAACAGATGATATCAAAGATGACCATCAGCTACTAT TTGAGGAATATGAGAGATCATGGGAACAGAACGAGGAGTTGGGACTTAATGATATGGACACTTCTTCTGCTGATGCTGCTTATACCTCAGACCAAAAATTAGATTAG
- the LOC136203084 gene encoding protein FAR1-RELATED SEQUENCE 5-like: protein MDPRTSEHENSEDEEAARVWVGDGIDYSPYFITSTVFQTNVEAIQWAKNIAIKNGFEIVISSHKHGGKQTLLRCSRGERYRGLPIPLEDGLSRKTKTKACGCPFRLKVRQLQDFSGWQIVANAGEQSTHNHEMIVYAEGHRQISGLSPAAKLIVRDMSSYQAKPCAIMTALRTKHPEDNPTIKHVYNYRDRLRKDGFEGRDMISQFFHLAVTNKYYHASLADSETNVLTHVFMAHPASVELLRTYHWYIGMDSTYKTNKYRMPFFEIVGMTPCNNNFKIAYAIMQDETESSYRWVMECLRNLIGFDMNPTVILTDRELGLMRPVREIFSDSAHMLCTWHINKDVENRVYKLMGGDMNFASKFKNGRWKKIINSQTVDEYEVVPNAGRIRSLLLSINKVVPNIKNIHPIASNSDIRPTEHKETTELQNTPPPFQWVASSSFLFTPNTSITTD, encoded by the exons ATGGATCCGAGAACGTCGGAACACGAAAACTCCGAAGATGAG GAGGCAGCTAGAGTTTGGGTTGGCGACGGAATCGATTATAGTCCTTATTTCATAACGAGCACGGTATTTCAAACAAATGTGGAAGCAATTCAATGGGCGAAAAACATTGCAATCAAAAATGGTTTCGAGATCGTTATTTCTTCGCATAAACACGGAGGTAAACAAACTCTTCTGAGATGTTCACGTGGCGAACGGTATAGAGGATTGCCTATTCCCTTAGAAGATGGTTTAAGTaggaaaacaaaaactaaagcgTGTGGCTGTCCATTTCGGCTAAAAGTCAGGCAGTTGCAAGATTTTTCGGGTTGGCAGATCGTTGCTAATGCTGGGGAGCAGAGTACGCATAATCATGAAATGATAGTTTATGCGGAGGGACACCGACAGATTAGCGGTCTTAGTCCAGCAGCGAAGCTAATTGTGCGTGACATGAGTTCGTATCAAGCAAAGCCGTGTGCTATTATGACGGCACTTCGTACGAAACATCCAGAAGATAACCCAACAATAAAGCATGTATACAATTATAGAGACCGGTTGAGGAAGGATGGGTTTGAGGGTAGAGATATGATTAGTCAGTTTTTCCACCTTGCCGTCACGAACAAGTATTATCATGCTTCGCTTGCTGATTCGGAAACTAATGTGTTAACACatgtatttatggcacatccagctTCTGTTGAATTACTACGGACGTACCACTGGTATATTGGCATGGATTCAACATACAAGACCAACAAGTACAGAATGCCATTCTTcgaaattgttgggatgactcCATGCAACAACAATTTCAAAATCGCGTATGCGATTATGCAGGATGAGACCGAATCTAGCTACCGTTGGGTTATGGAGTGtttgaggaatttgattggattTGACATGAACCCGACAGTTATTTTGACTGATAGAGAGTTGGGATTGATGAGGCCTGTTAGAGAGATTTTTTCAGATTCTGCACACATGTTGTGTACTTGGCACATTAACAAGGATGTAGAAAACAGAGTCTACAAACTCATGGGTGGAGACATGAATTTTGCttcaaaattcaagaatggcagatggaagaaaataataaattctcAAACAGTAGATGAATATGAGGTGGTACCGAACGCGGGTCGGATTCGGTCGCTACTCTTGTCTATAAACAAGGTGGTACCGAACATCAAAAACATCCACCCGATAGCCTCAAACTCAGACATCCGACCTACAGAGCATAAAGAGACAACTGAATTGCAGAATACCCCGCCACCTTTCCAATGGGTAGCCAGCAGCTCATTTCTATTCACCCCAAACACCTCCATCACTACCGACTGA
- the LOC136203093 gene encoding uncharacterized protein, whose product MDTAQAGLSLIKQLASCDNKIRNRSLGVILKTWLPSQSQISEEDMKKVWKGLFYCVWHSDKMPVQTQLIYRLTSLLPDLQLPVSARYFSVFLLTLRREWTGIDRLRLDKFYLLIRKFMHFFFFLLKKNSWDLELSTRFMGILMDNTFLADDNLLGNGVNYHIASIFLEELRPFLPLNKLVVDVLLGPFVSTMGKVQDKILLGKIKSNVFDKLLKMGDNFLQIKKSMVDVDSGDDAVVLGSIAWALGFSAKFYELGSSAECPQGNRKVLLGLHVQFMKLEKDFASSGIDISLPEVNQGTDEEVPILVPIASDMEDNADTSINGKKRLKKSKKGKTKSSSEKKAKKNSISTSGSNTEDVNHVVLTSSGNANEKNGQDPSLITFNETVISNLQMQFEKVAAEVGLGNNDVESACDIPKVSVSKKRKRAKNIDNQQSANPELTSEVNVDDGVTAKSTNNKSAKKVRFSMKNNLVWKPQSPLPPQSLRIPPSVTPRGSALKQGIPPGPIREMPATKRAKKKAKSLKKGRRAILGIAPTVKRLKKLKTFSS is encoded by the coding sequence ATGGACACAGCCCAAGCTGGGCTCTCCCTGATAAAGCAGCTAGCTTCTTGTGATAACAAAATTCGCAATCGATCCCTTGGCGTTATCTTGAAGACCTGGCTCCCCTCTCAATCCCAAATCTCCGAAGAGGATATGAAGAAGGTCTGGAAAGGCCTTTTTTACTGCGTATGGCACTCCGACAAGATGCCCGTCCAGACCCAACTCATCTACCGTCTCACTTCTTTACTTCCTGACCTTCAGCTTCCTGTTTCCGCTCGCTACTTTTCTGTGTTTTTGCTCACTCTACGCCGCGAATGGACTGGCATTGATCGTCTCAGGTTAGATAAGTTCTATCTCTTGATTCGTAAGTTTATgcacttctttttctttcttctgaAGAAGAATTCGTGGGATTTGGAGCTTTCTACTCGTTTTATGGGTATATTAATGGATAACACTTTTTTAGCCGATGATAATTTGTTGGGTAATGGTGTTAATTATCATATTGCTTCAATTTTTCTTGAAGAACTTAGACCATTTCTCCCGTTGAATAAGCTAGTAGTTGATGTTTTGTTGGGGCCTTTTGTTTCTACTATGGGCAAGGTTCAAGATAAGATTTTGTTGGGCAAAATTAAGAGCAATGTGTTTGATAAGTTGTTGAAGATGGGGGATAACTTCTTGCAAATAAAAAAATCGATGGTTGATGTTGATTCTGGTGATGATGCTGTAGTGTTAGGTTCAATAGCATGGGCTTTAGGATTTTCTGCCAAATTTTATGAATTGGGTTCATCAGCTGAGTGCCCTCAGGGGAATAGGAAAGTTTTACTTGGTTTGCATGTGCAATTTATGAAGTTGGAGAAGGACTTCGCATCTTCAGGGATTGATATTTCTCTACCTGAGGTTAATCAAGGAACTGACGAGGAGGTGCCAATTTTGGTCCCAATTGCCTCTGATATGGAAGATAACGCTGATACAAGTATAAATGGTAAGAAACGTCTTAAAAAGAGTAAAAAGGGCAAGACAAAAAGTAGCAGCGAAAAAAAGGCTAAAAAGAACAGCATCAGTACTTCTGGTTCAAACACTGAAGATGTAAATCATGTGGTTCTAACAAGTAGTGGCAATGCAAATGAGAAAAACGGTCAGGACCCCAGTCTGATTACTTTTAATGAGACTGTAATATCGAATCTCCAAATGCAGTTTGAGAAAGTGGCTGCAGAAGTGGGTTTGGGTAACAATGATGTCGAAAGTGCCTGTGATATTCCAAAAGTCTCTGTCTCGAAGAAAAGGAAGAGAGCAAAAAATATAGATAATCAGCAGTCTGCAAATCCAGAATTGACTAGTGAAGTAAATGTTGATGATGGTGTAACTGCAAAGAGTACTAATAATAAGAGTGCAAAGAAAGTAAGGTTTTCTATGAAAAACAACTTGGTGTGGAAGCCTCAGAGTCCTTTACCTCCGCAAAGTTTGAGAATACCGCCTTCTGTGACCCCTCGTGGCAGTGCACTAAAGCAAGGAATACCTCCAGGTCCCATTAGAGAGATGCCGGCAACTAAAAGGGCAAAAAAGAAAGCGAAATCTCTTAAGAAGGGTCGAAGGGCAATACTTGGCATTGCTCCCACAGTTAAACGCCTGAAGAAGTTGAAGACTTTTTCCAGTTAG